A DNA window from Panthera tigris isolate Pti1 chromosome X, P.tigris_Pti1_mat1.1, whole genome shotgun sequence contains the following coding sequences:
- the BGN gene encoding biglycan, whose translation MPTMWPLWLLASLLALSQALPFEQKGFWDFTLDDGLPMLNDEEASGAETTSGVPDLDSLTPTFSAMCPFGCHCHLRVVQCSDLGLKSVPKEISPDTTLLDLQNNDISELRKDDFKGLQHLYALVLVNNKISKIHEKAFSPLRKLQKLYISKNHLVEIPPNLPSSLVELRIHDNRIRKVPKGVFSGLRNMNCIEMGGNPLENSGFEPGAFDGLKLNYLRISEAKLTGIPKDLPETLNELHLDHNKIQAIELEDLLRYSKLYRLGLGHNQIRMIENGSLSFLPTLRELHLDNNKLSRVPSGLPDLKLLQVVYLHTNNITKVGVNDFCPVGFGVKRAYYNGISLFNNPVPYWEVQPATFRCVTDRLAIQFGNYKK comes from the exons ATGCCCACCATGTGGCCCCTGTGGCTCCTCGCATCCCTGCTGGCCCTGAGCCAGGCCCTGCCGTTTGAGCAGAAGGGCTTCTGGGACTTCACCCTGGACGACGGGCTGCCCATGCTGAACGATGAGGAGGCTTCAGGTGCCGAGACGACTTCAGGTGTCCCGGACCTGGACTCCCTCACGCCCACCTTCAGCGCCATGTGTCCTTTTGGCTGCCACTGCCACCTGCGGGTCGTTCAGTGCTCCGACCTGG GTCTGAAGTCTGTGCCCAAGGAGATCTCCCCCGACACAACGCTTCTGGACCTGCAGAACAATGACATCTCCGAGCTCCGCAAGGATGACTTCAAGGGCCTCCAGCACCTTTAC GCTCTCGTCCTGGTGAACAACAAGATCTCCAAGATCCACGAGAAGGCCTTCAGCCCCCTGCGGAAGCTGCAGAAGCTCTATATCTCCAAGAACCACCTGGTGGAGATCCCTCCCAACCTGCCCAGCTCCCTGGTGGAGCTCCGCATCCATGACAACCGCATCCGCAAGGTGCCAAAGGGCGTGTTTAGCGGGCTGCGCAACATGAACTGCATCG AGATGGGCGGGAACCCGCtggaaaacagtggctttgagcctggagccttcgATGGCCTGAAGCTCAACTACCTGCGCATCTCTGAGGCCAAGCTCACGGGCATCCCCAAAG ACCTCCCCGAGACCCTGAACGAACTCCATCTGGACCACAACAAAATCCAGGCCATCGAGCTGGAGGACCTGCTCCGCTACTCCAAGCTGTACAG GTTGGGCCTGGGCCACAACCAGATCCGCATGATCGAGAACGGGAGCCTAAGTTTTCTGCCCACCCTGCGGGAGCTGCACTTGGACAATAACAAGCTGTCCAGGGTGCCTTCTGGCCTTCCGGACCTCAAGCTCCTCCAG gTGGTCTATCTGCACACCAACAACATCACCAAGGTGGGCGTCAACGACTTCTGCCCCGTGGGCTTCGGGGTGAAGCGGGCGTACTACAACGGCATCAGCCTCTTCAATAACCCTGTGCCCTACTGGGAGGTGCAGCCGGCCACTTTCCGCTGCGTCACCGACCGCCTGGCCATCCAGTTTGGCAACTACAAAAAGTAG